A stretch of Lathyrus oleraceus cultivar Zhongwan6 chromosome 6, CAAS_Psat_ZW6_1.0, whole genome shotgun sequence DNA encodes these proteins:
- the LOC127097674 gene encoding geraniol 8-hydroxylase yields MNSEMYFATTMFLLFLSYIAITLFSRTKKHINLPPGPSLLTLMRNVFELGKIKPQHLLTKFSKIYGPIMYLKLGQITTIIISSPELAQEVLQTHDLFLSDRTIPQAVAVLDHQHFSLPFLPASDLWRDLKKICKNHLFSNKTLDASYQLRCNKLQEFLCDIDRSSITGEAIDIGRVAFKTSLNFLSNTFFSMDFANSAGETDEYKDIIENLVRVIGTPNLVDFFPVLSMFDPQGIKGISATYLEKLLQIIDSYITKRLKLREEKNHVPNDDMLDMLLNISQENGQMMDNTKIKHLFLDLFVAGTDTTSYTIERAMAELVHNPHVMSKVKEELGQIIGIGNSVEESDITRLPYLQAVVKETLRLHPSAPLLLPRKARIDVKICGYTIPQGSQVLVNEWAMGRNPSIWDNPNTFFPERFLGSEINFKGQNFQLTPFGSGRRMCPGMPLAIQMLHTMLGSLINSFDWKKESGDRDIDQPLRAIPIRVNKV; encoded by the exons ATGAATTCTGAAATGTATTTTGCAACCACAATGTTCCTCCTCTTTTTATCATACATTGCTATAACACTATTTAGTAGAACCAAAAAACATATCAATCTTCCACCGGGGCCTTCACTTCTTACCCTTATGCGAAATGTTTTTGAATTAGGAAAAATAAAACCACAACACTTGTTAACCAAATTTTCCAAAATATATGGTCCAATAATGTATTTGAAGTTAGGTCAAATAacaaccattatcatttcatcACCAGAGTTAGCACAAGAAGTACTTCAAACCCATGATCTCTTCCTCTCAGACCGAACAATTCCTCAAGCTGTAGCAGTACTTGATCATCAACATTTTAGTTTACCATTCTTGCCAGCTTCAGATCTTTGGAGAGATCttaaaaaaatatgcaaaaaCCATTTGTTTTCCAACAAAACTCTTGATGCTAGCTATCAACTTAGGTGTAACAAGCTTCAAGAATTTTTATGCGATATTGATAGAAGCAGTATAACGGGTGAAGCAATAGATATTGGAAGAGTTGCTTTTAAGACTTCATTGAACTTTTTGTCAAACACTTTTTTCTCTATGGATTTTGCTAATTCTGCTGGTGAAACTGATGAATATAAAGATATAATTGAAAATCTTGTGAGAGTCATAGGAACACCAAACTTAGTTGATTTTTTTCCCGTTTTAAGTATGTTTGATCCACAAGGTATTAAAGGAATATCAGCTACTTATCTTGAAAAGTTGTTACAAATCATTGATTCCTATATTACCAAAAGGTTGAAGTTAAGAGAAGAGAAAAATCATGTTCCAAATGATGACATGTTAGACATGCTGCTCAACATCTCTCAAGAGAATGGTCAAATGATGGACAACACAAAGATTAAACATTTATTTCTG GATTTATTCGTCGCTGGGACTGATACAACTTCCTACACAATAGAACGCGCCATGGCTGAACTAGTTCACAATCCACATGTAATGTCAAAAGTTAAAGAAGAGCTTGGACAAATAATTGGTATAGGAAATTCAGTTGAGGAATCAGACATTACTAGACTCCCATATTTGCAAGCAGTAGTAAAAGAAACATTACGTTTGCATCCATCTGCTCCACTTTTACTACCAAGAAAAGCTAGGATAGATGTAAAAATTTGTGGATACACTATTCCACAAGGTTCACAAGTTCTAGTTAATGAATGGGCCATGGGAAGAAATCCTAGCATTTGGGATAATCCAAATACGTTTTTTCCTGAAAGATTTCTTGGGTCAGAAATTAATTTCAAGGGCCAAAATTTTCAATTGACACCATTTGGTAGTGGGAGAAGAATGTGTCCTGGCATGCCACTTGCTATACAAATGTTGCATACGATGTTAGGATCATTGATTAACTCCTTTGATTGGAAAAAGGAAAGTGGAGATAGAGACATTGATCAACCATTGCGAGCTATTCCTATTAGAGTAAATAAAGTGTAA